The Petrotoga mobilis SJ95 genomic sequence TGATCGTTTTATTATCAACATTGTAAAGCCATATGTTTGATAGATACTTGTTTTCATCTACATCCATCTCAGAGACAACAAAAGCTAAGTTTTTACCATCCGGTGAAAATTTAGTGTTCGATATAAATTTGTACTTTGTAAAATCCTCTAAAGCTAACTTCTCCATTATGCAACCTCCTCGCAAAATATAATTATTACTGTCATTAGAAACTCTAATACTTAAACTTTTTTAAAATCAAAACCTAATTTTCAGTTTGATAGATCTTTGGTTGAGATATTTCAACAAAAGGATCATTTTGAAATATTAAAGCGTTACTTTCCATACTTTCTTGCCTATCAACGTTGTCTATAATTTCTGGACCATAGGTAAGCTGATACAAAGAGTAATTATAAGGGATACCTATTTCTCTCAACCTTTTAATATCTCTCAACCAATCTGGTTCTTCAACTGGGGCATCTGATGAAATAAAAAGAGGCACTTGTGAACTGTATAAATCATAAAATCTAAAGGCATCTTTTACCCTTTCACCCAATCTATCTTCAATAAAAACCTTATCGGATTCTATGAATTGAGGTTGTATATCTACAATAAGATTATGTTTTTTAATTCTTTCTATTTGATTAGATCTAAGCACTATAGCATGAATTATTCTATGCCTTAATTTAGGATTGACCTTTTCAAAAACTCGTAAAATTTGTTCTATAGCCCCATCTCCTATAGCATGAGCAGCTAAATGAAGTCCATTGTCTTCACAAAACTCAACGACGGAAGTTAGCTCAGCATCTTCCCATAATTTTTCCCCGTACGTATCAGAATCGTTGTACTTATTAAGCAACAAAGCTGTTCGTGCTCCTAGGGAACCATCCAAATATATTTTAACACATTTAAATTCTTCAAAGTATCCTGATTCATAATATTTTGAAAGCTCATTATAATCCTTAATAGCAACTTTTTCATATACAAAAAACTCATTATCATGTACAAACGGCAAGTTATCTTTATAAATACCATGTAAATCATCTGAATGCACAAAACCATAACCTTTATTTTTTAGATACTTCTTTGAGGTTTCGTAATTATTTTTCACGTCTGTGAAAGGACCAAAGGTTTTATAAAATTTATCGATAGCACTTTCTTTGATTTTTCCTTCTTCAAAATCCACGTAATTACTTGAATCTGAAAAATCAATACTCTCAAAAACCTTTGAATTAACAACCGCAAAATGTCCACATCTTCTAACCAGCATGATAGGGATTTCTCTGTTTATCGAATCCAAAAAATCTTTATTAGGATTTGCAAATTCTTCGGTCCAACCTCTTAAAACAATTTTATACGGTCTTTTACTGACAATTTCTTCTATAATGCTTTTAATTTCAGATAGTTTCTTTTTCTCCAAAGTTGGTTGAGATAACTTTTCTCCCAATCCCAATATATGTAAATGTGAATCTGTTATCAACGGAGTAACGAATATCTGCTTGTTGTGTTTAGTGCTTACAAATTTAAACTTACCATTTCTACTGAGTTTAAACAAAATTCACTTTCCCCCTTTTAAGTCACTATTTCCTATCTTATTCTAACATAAAACTCAACAAAAGAACTTCACTTTGAGCGTAAGCAATTTGGTAACGAAAGTCAACCTCACCACGAAACTCTTACTTCTATAAGCCGGGACAGTTAACATTTTAATAAAGAAAAGTAAAATGCCATCTTTACTCTGAAGAAATTGAAAACACTGAAAAGTCTGAAGAAACTGTAAACTAAGTAATATTTAGAAACAGTAGGCATTGAAAAAAATAAAGGCGTTCAATTTTGGCGCCTTTATTTTTTTCAATGATATATATATTAACAGAAATTTGTTAGGTAGAAACTCTCGAAGAAATATTAATTCACTTTGAGAAAATAGCTAAATATCCTAAATTAGCGAAACGATATTTGATATCTTCAAACCTCATTTCGTTGATTATAATATTTGATATCAATCTTTGAAAAGGTAGCCAAGTAATATGATCGATGGGGACCGTCATCCTTCTAGGTCTTCCTAAGTTTTCCCATAGAACTTTTCTTGTATTTTTGGGTAAGGTTTTATCAAAAGCTGCTTCTAAGAATGTTACCTTTTCTCTGTTTAAAAATTTGGCATAGGCTGCAGGATCAACCTTCATCAATGGATGTATACCTGAATTTAAAAACTCTTGAATGTTCTTAAACTCTCCTATCCTCTTTAAATCATTTTGAAAGGTCTTTCTTAGCCTTTCTCTATCGCTTAAATAAGCTATTTGGTCTTTCTTTTTAAGCAATTCCCTTCTTGTAAATTCCAATGTAGGTGATTCCCATATAAGTTCAGCCATGTTTCCACCACTGGCTATAATGAAATTGTGCTTTATTTCAGGATTTAAAGCGTTAGCGATAACAGATACCATGCCCCCAAGGCAGTATCCTATCATGAAGTTTCGCTCGTGCCAAAGTGCGTTCGCTTTCAAAAAATCTATGATACTTAATACATCAACAACCGCATGCTCCCAGGTATTTAAAGTTGTATAAATATCGGCAGAAAAATAATTTTTACCACTCATAGATCCGTTAGATGTTCTGGTATAATTGTCAGGTAATAATGGTACTACAGCCCTTATGCCTAATTTGGAAAAATATCGCCCCATTTTTAAGATATAGGTAATGTTTTTGGTTCCCAAACCATGAAGTATCAAAGCAACACCCAAAGCCTTTCCTCGGGGTTCAAAAAGATAGATTTCATTAGTTTCAGTACCTTTTTTATTATATTTGTATAAAGAATTGAATTTTATTAATGATTCTCTATAATTTTTACCTTTATTTATGAAAGCTTGAGTAAATTCTATATTTTGTTTTGCATAAGTAAAATCTATTTTAAAATTCTCTTGTAGCATATTTTCATCTCCCCATCTTCGTAGATCTTTATTTCTAAACAGCTCTTCTATTTAATGTATCATCAGTTTCTTTATTTTGGCATACTTTTTTAATGAAACTCACCGTTTTTTCAACAAACTTCTGGGTTAAAACATCTTTTAATTCTAATTCGAAAGAATGCTTCCCTTTCGGATGAATTAACAATGTAGAAGGAACACCACATTCTTTTATCTTCTGGTTTAACTTTATAGAAGTTGTTACCGGGACGGTAGCGTCTTTTTCCCCATGTACTAACAGTGTTGGAACCATTCTTTCAGATATATAATTTATAGGTGAATATAACTTATATTCTTCAAATTTTGTTTTAGGCGTTCCTTTCATTGTAGTTGTAACTGCAAATTGTGCAAAAAGTGAATCAATTTGCTTACTCCAGAGATCTAAAAGATCCGATGGAGCGTACCAAGCCACAACTCCCTTTATTCCCTTCATCTTTTCAAAATGATTGTAGTAAGAATTATATGCTGCATAATAAAGTGACAAAGTACCGCCTGCGGACGTGCCCATCAACAGGATATTTTCTTTGTCTAAATTCAGCTCTTCACTATGATCTTTTATATAATTTAAGGCATCGTTGTAATCCTCTATCAATTCTTCATATTTGTTGAAATAACCATACCTGTAATCTATCGCAACAACGGCGAATCCTCTACTCGCTAAAAATTTGGCCCATGCGGTAACGCTTGATAACTTCCTACTTCCTGTTATCCAACCTCCGCCATGAGCAAAAAAAACTACGGGAAATTTGCTTTTTACCTTAGAAGGATAGTATATATCAAATTTCAAAGGTATCTTGTCTTTTTTATACTCTACAGTAATTGCATCAGTATAGGAACCTTTCTTAACTTCCAACGGAAGATTCCCAAACACAGATTTCTTAATTGTTTTTACGTTTAACAGAATTATTAGAAAAAAAGTTATTAAAGCATTCCAGAAAAAAAGAAAAAACAACAGAATTATTCCAAAAATCTTAAAGATTTTTTTATACTCACCTTTGTTAGAAACTTCTTTCTTCACCTTTTCGTTAATTATTCAAATCACTCCAATAGAGTTTTATTGTTCGTTCATATTGATCTTTTCTCTGTTTATAACAAAAATATCAGATTCTGAATAATAATTAGTAAAAAAAACATATTTTTTGTCGGGTGTATATGTTGGATAGAAGCAGTCATTTGTCAACATGCCTGATAAATTCCTTTTTTCTCCATCATCGTATTCATATATACTGAAATAGGTTCCGTTAAACTCAGAAAACACAAGAAGCTCTGAACCATTTGACCAA encodes the following:
- a CDS encoding amidohydrolase family protein, which gives rise to MFKLSRNGKFKFVSTKHNKQIFVTPLITDSHLHILGLGEKLSQPTLEKKKLSEIKSIIEEIVSKRPYKIVLRGWTEEFANPNKDFLDSINREIPIMLVRRCGHFAVVNSKVFESIDFSDSSNYVDFEEGKIKESAIDKFYKTFGPFTDVKNNYETSKKYLKNKGYGFVHSDDLHGIYKDNLPFVHDNEFFVYEKVAIKDYNELSKYYESGYFEEFKCVKIYLDGSLGARTALLLNKYNDSDTYGEKLWEDAELTSVVEFCEDNGLHLAAHAIGDGAIEQILRVFEKVNPKLRHRIIHAIVLRSNQIERIKKHNLIVDIQPQFIESDKVFIEDRLGERVKDAFRFYDLYSSQVPLFISSDAPVEEPDWLRDIKRLREIGIPYNYSLYQLTYGPEIIDNVDRQESMESNALIFQNDPFVEISQPKIYQTEN
- a CDS encoding dienelactone hydrolase family protein, translating into MLQENFKIDFTYAKQNIEFTQAFINKGKNYRESLIKFNSLYKYNKKGTETNEIYLFEPRGKALGVALILHGLGTKNITYILKMGRYFSKLGIRAVVPLLPDNYTRTSNGSMSGKNYFSADIYTTLNTWEHAVVDVLSIIDFLKANALWHERNFMIGYCLGGMVSVIANALNPEIKHNFIIASGGNMAELIWESPTLEFTRRELLKKKDQIAYLSDRERLRKTFQNDLKRIGEFKNIQEFLNSGIHPLMKVDPAAYAKFLNREKVTFLEAAFDKTLPKNTRKVLWENLGRPRRMTVPIDHITWLPFQRLISNIIINEMRFEDIKYRFANLGYLAIFSK
- a CDS encoding alpha/beta fold hydrolase codes for the protein MFFLFFWNALITFFLIILLNVKTIKKSVFGNLPLEVKKGSYTDAITVEYKKDKIPLKFDIYYPSKVKSKFPVVFFAHGGGWITGSRKLSSVTAWAKFLASRGFAVVAIDYRYGYFNKYEELIEDYNDALNYIKDHSEELNLDKENILLMGTSAGGTLSLYYAAYNSYYNHFEKMKGIKGVVAWYAPSDLLDLWSKQIDSLFAQFAVTTTMKGTPKTKFEEYKLYSPINYISERMVPTLLVHGEKDATVPVTTSIKLNQKIKECGVPSTLLIHPKGKHSFELELKDVLTQKFVEKTVSFIKKVCQNKETDDTLNRRAV